GTCTGGCACGTAGCCTTGGATCAGGACCCGGCCGTGGAGGCCCAGTCGCTGGATTTCTGCTGCCAGGTCGATTTCCTCGGCATTCTGCTCGCCCGCCACCACCAAAATAACAGGCTTCTCTCGCTCCGGAATGAGTTTGAGAGCCTTGAGCGTAAGGTCGACGCGTTTTGCCCGGGTGACGAACCCCAGCGAAAGAAGGATGATCGCATCCTGGCGTAACCCGAGCGAGTGCCTGGCCGCCCGCCTGCGATCTTGCCGGGACCCTCTGAGCGCATCTATGCGCTCCTGATAATGATGCGGGATGACGTGGATAGGGCGCTCGTAGCCTGCAGCCGTTGCGCGCAGGAAGCCAGTGAACGAGTGAGTCACTATGCCTTTGGCGCGCCGCACCAGAAGGGGGAGAAGCCCGAGCTCAGAATGAACGACGTGTGATTGTCGTTGCCAACGCGAGACATCTCGGGAAATCTCCAGGCCTTGCCGCCCGTAAGCCTCAAACATCAGTTCGGCATATGCCTCTCCGCCCGCCCCGCCCGGAAACGATGCGCCGACCATGTGCTGAATAGACAGGTCGTGAATAGTCACGAGGCCCGGTACGTTGCTGAGCGGCTTCAGGGCGTAGACGTGATCCAGATTGTTGCCGATCTGATAGGCGTGAGCGGCAGTTGCAAAGGATGATGTATGCTGATCGTATTCGAGTGCGGTGAGTGATGTGTAGCCGGGAGTGTGTAGTGGAGCCGTGTTCTCTGGCGTAACGACATAAAGATCATATTGGCAGGCCAGGCTATCGACGAAACTGGCTGTATAATCGGCAATGCCGTTCTTCAACGGAGGCATCGGCGAAAACATGACGAGCGGACGTTTGGTCATGCTGCCGTCTTCTCCCTAGTTTTATGCGATCTTGCCATTGAGAGAAGTCTATCGAATTCCGCTATCTGATTTGAAGTATAGGCGTCGAATATAACTGCTGATTCATGTCTCATTTTCGCGAGAGAATTAGGTTCATTGATATATCGGTCAAGGTAATCCACTAATGCATAAGCATCAGCAGTATCGTGGGCAGAAGATTCTGACGGAATGCCGCACATGCCTGCACGGGTGGTAACAAAGGGCATGCCATGCGACAGTGCCTCTACAGTCTTGATCTTCAGGCCTGTGCCACTGACATTCGGATTTATAAGAAGGTCGACTTGGCGGTAAAGGTTCTGCCTGCTGAGAACGAACCCGATGGCTGTAAATCCCGCCTTGCCGTGCGGGATCCGGTGAGCGATTCGTCCAGCGATCAGAAAGCGAAGCTTTTCTAGGATAGTAGGGCGAGCTTCCACCGCTTCAATGAGATTCTCTAGTGATCGGCGGTTGCTAGGATTGTCGCTGGCCATGTAGCCGGCGATGAACGGCGCGGCTGCACCATTGCGGGCCGGCAGGAAGTTTTGCGGCAGGATGTGTCCGATCGTTATAACAGGTCGGGCGGTTCGTTCTGCGAGAATTTTGGCCTCTTCATCCTGGATGGCGATCACGCAGTCGGCGCGGTCCAAGCCGCGACCTTCTTCTGCGGGAGAGCAATAGAACCAGGTCGGCGCTACGCCCTCGGCCTGCAAGACTTGATGGCGACCACCGAAAAGGTCGTGTGTGTCGATTGCGCAGAAGGTCTGCCGGCGTATCACCGTGGCGGCCAGCGACGCCCATATATAATTGACGATACAAATATCGAAGGTCCATAATTCCTGGAGATTTACAAGATAGGCCGCGAGCTCTTCCCCGCAGTAATCATCCAGGCCGAAACCATCTGCTCGCGTTTGTCGCTTGTCCGTGCGTGGTTGCACGTAATGAAAACTGTCCCAGCGACGCATCATTGCGGTTCGCTGATGCTCTGTGAGTCCTTCCATGCCGTAATAAACGAAATGTACTTGATAGCCTCGGTATTGAAGCATTTCACAAAAGCGGCCGATCCGGGCGGCATTGCCCTGATCGATCGGGTCAGACGGTATCGGCGATACAATCAGAGCGTGCATCATGCTGCTGTCCGAATTCCAGCGCTACTGGTTAACCGAGAACTTCGATATGGGAGACGGCAAGGCTGAGAAGCCGCGCGTCGCCATTTCGCGGATGATGCGCTTCTGTGGAAAAGGCCAGTACAGCAACGCCATCTCGCACGTTGCCAAGGCTAAGCTCCACGTGCCATCCGCTTTCATTGGCAATAACCGGGCCAGTCTGGGCGTCTGCACCGATTACCGTGATTTCCAGCAACTTTGCGGCACTGGGTTTCAGCATCATCGGGCCGCCGACGCGGATCCGAGCTCTCTGTCGGGTCCCGACGAACACCGATGCCAGTCCGAAGCCTGACATCCACCGGAAACGCTCGCCAGCTGCCGTTTCCTCCGGATCGTAAAAGCCCGAAAGGCACTGCGCATCGCTCAACGCCTCGTCCGCGTGTCGTAATGCTGCTGCGGAAATAATGTCGATACGGCTGATTGACAGCGATATGGCGTTTCGTCGCGCCGTTGTATCGACGTCAGTGGACTCTG
This DNA window, taken from Sphingomonas sp. AP4-R1, encodes the following:
- a CDS encoding glycosyltransferase, with product MMHALIVSPIPSDPIDQGNAARIGRFCEMLQYRGYQVHFVYYGMEGLTEHQRTAMMRRWDSFHYVQPRTDKRQTRADGFGLDDYCGEELAAYLVNLQELWTFDICIVNYIWASLAATVIRRQTFCAIDTHDLFGGRHQVLQAEGVAPTWFYCSPAEEGRGLDRADCVIAIQDEEAKILAERTARPVITIGHILPQNFLPARNGAAAPFIAGYMASDNPSNRRSLENLIEAVEARPTILEKLRFLIAGRIAHRIPHGKAGFTAIGFVLSRQNLYRQVDLLINPNVSGTGLKIKTVEALSHGMPFVTTRAGMCGIPSESSAHDTADAYALVDYLDRYINEPNSLAKMRHESAVIFDAYTSNQIAEFDRLLSMARSHKTREKTAA